AGAAGATGGTCGAATCAGAGTATTCCCAGCGGCTCCAGAGCACCCTGAACCCGGCCGCATCGGACGTGACGCGCGGCAACTGCTCATCGTAGGTGGTAGCGCCAACGATGATTCCATTCGGGTCAAGCACGGTCCCGTCAGCACGGACCCTGGCGGCGAAGACGTCGTACGTCGACTGGCGCGTATCTTCCCAGGTCACAAGCGCGCCGGTCGCTCCGCAGGCTGCCGCCGGCCTTCTCTGGTCACCGGTATTGCCGCTGACCAGGAACCTGGGCCCGGATACCGTACCTGCCGTGGTGACACGCGCTCCAAAGATGTCGCTCTCGCGCGCGTAGAGACCGATCCCCGACCAGAAGACCAGGTAGTTGGTGCCGGCAAAGCAGACCGCCGGTTCCAGGTCGTAGAAGGTGTCGGCAGCGGCCACCGCAAAGCCATTCGGGTCGAGCACGACTCCAGCCGGACTGACGCGCGCGGCGTATATGCAGTCGTTCGTCAGCGAGCGGATGTCCTGCCAGACGACCAGGAAGTTCTGGCCGTCGAAGGCGATGTCAGGTAGTTGCCGGTACGAAGCTTCGTCGCAGACGACGATACCGCCCGGGTCGAGCACGGTGCCGTCACTGCTTACCCTCGCGCAATAGATGCTCGAGCCATCGATGCCGTTGGCTTGATCCCACGCCACGAGGTAGAGCGAATCGCCGTACCCGGTCGCGAGGTCGGCCTTGCTCGCCGGCGTCGAGCTGACAGTCAGTCCGACCGGGTCCAGCACGGTCCCGTTGGCGCTGATCCGCGCGGCCTGTACCGCATCGCCCCGCCCGCGTGTCTCCAGCCAGGCGCTGAGGAAGTCGGTTCCGTCAGACGAACCGCTCGGGCGGTATTGGGCGTCGACGCCGATGGGGAAGGAAGTGAAGGGATACAGCACTGCGCCTTCCGGACTGATGCGCGTGCAGAACACATTGTCCTCGTAGTAGTTGGTTTCGTAGGCGCTGAAGGCAACCAGGAAGTTCGCCGTGTCCGACGCCACGCTCGGGAACGAGGGGAGGTAGCCGGCAAGGTCAGGCCGAATCAGACCGGAGTCGAGCGGCACGCCGTCAACGGTTATCCGGCGTCCGCACAGCGAGCCGGTCTCCCACGAAGGGTCGAGTTCACACCACATGACCAGGTACTGGCTCCCGTCGAAGCCGACGGACGAAAACATGTCATAGTCCGGGCTGCTGCTCAACTGCACCCCCGAGCTGTCAATCAGATTGCCCGACGTCGATACCCGCGCCGCGAACAAGTCGGGCTGATCCAGCCCCTCGGACCACGCGGCCAGGAAGCACGTATCGCCGAATGCGACAGCCGGGATTGCCTGCATCATCGCCGGGTTGTGGCGCAGGAAGATGGCCGTGTCCAGAACCACGCCGCCCGTCGATACTCTCGTGGCCTTGGCGACGGCAGAGGTGTACGTGCTGTCGATCGCCTGCCACGCAACCAGGTAGACTCCTTGTCCAAACGCCACCGTCGGCATCCCTTCGGCCCACGCGGGGTCCGGGGCAACGGGGATCGGCAGCGTGTCCAGCACCTGCCCGTCGGTAGTCACTCGCCTGGCATACACGTCGCTGTACCCGTAGGGGTTCTCGGTCCAGACCACCAGACAGGTGGAGTCACCGTCGAATGCGACTGCCGGAGCGGTCTGTAAGTCTGAGCTTTCATAGACGAGGAACGAGTCGACCAGTACCCCGGTGGAGTCCAGTCTTGCTCCCCAGATGCCGTTGTCGTCAGGAGTCCATACCGCGAAGAAGTCCGATCCCAGACCGGTGAGAGCCCGGCTCACTCCCGACGACGAGTACCCCCGGTCAGTGAAGAGGATTCCACTGGTATCGAGCAGAGTCCCGTCCGAGGCTACGCCGCTGGTGCGAGCGGAGTAGTCGCTCTCGTCCGACCACAGCACGCGCCAGCCGCTGCCGTTCGACGCCGCGCCACACGAGTACTGCGAGCCGGCCGCGGGAACAGGAGTGATGCCGGTATCGACCAGGAAGGCATCGCCGAAACGCCCGGCATGTCCGACGTCCCTGGTGCGAGTGACTGAACGTTGCCGACTTGGTTTCTGTGGCGGCCACGCCGGTGCCTGGCGGTGAGCCGACCGGAGATCGGCGGTCCGGCTGTGGCCGGTGTAGTGTTTGCCGGAGCGGTGGTTTGTTCCTCTGAATGCCCCTGTCTCGCCGGCAGCCGGCAGGTTCGACAGGGCGCACGCAAGCGCCGTACAGATCACTGCTATTCGTGACATGTCGTCTCCTTCTGCGGTGTTGAGCCGTGCAATGCCTGACTCACAAGGTTCTGATCGGTTCTGCCCTACCTCGTCACGACCACCTTCCGGACAGCTTGTGTTTGAGTTTGCAGTTGGGTCTCGCGGACGAAGTACACACCCGGGCTGAGGGCGTTGATGTCATTTGCGCCGGGCTTGAGGCCGAGGACTTTGCGGCCGGAGATATCCAGCAGGGCGATTTCAGATTGCAGATTGTAGGTTGCAGATTGCAGATTGAGGACGCCGCGGACGATGGTCGGTCCGGAGTTTGGCGCTCGGCGCTCGGCGTTTGGCGTTCTCTCCGAGACGGCGGTGACTTGATTGTAGTACTCGCTTGCCCATTTGCAGCGCAGGGCCAGTTCCGACGTGTCGCGTTCTGAGGGAACTTGGCCTGAGTCTCCGAACGGTGAGCCGATGACCGCATACGAGAACGTCAGGACCGAGTCAGGGGCGATGTCAAAGGGCCCGGTTGCGAGCAGCATCCGTTTGTCGCCGGGCGTCGCGTCGAGCGAGTCGTAGGGTTCGTAGGCCCCGGTCTGGTAGTTGTAGCCGGCCAGGGTCAGGTACTGAGCGGAGTCGTTCGTCGGTTCGACATTGAGCGTGAAGATCTTGAACGCGGTCAGGCCGAGTGATTCCGGAGATTCGAGCTGCATCACGGCGACCGCACCGGGCGTTCCCGACTCCCACGTCGAGCCGCTCGCCTCGTAGTTGTTGTAGTCATACGCGAAACCGGTGTTCTGTACTCTGATGGTTTCCTGTCCAACTACGTAGGTGTGATCGAGTATCAGTCCGACCATGTCGTCGGTCGCATCGCCGATGTCGGCGTCCAGCACCGGGCCGAAGCACGCGTCGTGAATCGAGTCGCCCGAGCAGTTGCGCAACTCGTACTTGAGGAAGAAGAAGTCCTCGGCCAGCGAATCGTCGAACCCGAAGGCGGTGAGGTAGACATCAATGCCGATGGGCCGGCCCGGTGAAGTGTGAACGGCAGGGTTCGAGTCGCAGAAGCAGCACCACATGTCCCGGTCCGAACGCGGGTCCTGTGGCGCCATCGGGAACCGGCTCAGCGGCGGCGGCCAATCGCCCGGGTACACATAGATGCGGTCGAGGGAATCTCCGTTGCCCCCACGCCAGTTCTGGCAGAGCGTCGGATAGCCCTCGGTTCCGCCGGAATTGGGATTGTAGAGCACGGTGGTGAGTGTTTCGGGGGAGACCGAGTCCATGACTGCGCCGACCCAGATTCCCGCGCCGAAGACGTAGTAGTTGCTCAAGGGTTGCGGCCACGTCCCAGCCGCGGCGTTGTTGATGATTCCCCAGCGGCCGTCGTTGGTGAACGGCGCCTTCCAGTGGTTCAGGTCGAACCACTTGATATCACCGATTGCCAGCGCCAACGCCGGCACAAGCAGCGCGAGCAGCAACAGTCTCTTCACTTTGCCTCCTGTCTGGGACCGCATGACAGCTAACCTGGTTCTGTTATACACCGGTTCGCACCAGCTGTCAAGACGTTCCTGCGACCGCGTCGCGACTTGCGAGTTGTCGGCGGATTTGACAGGCGAACAGGAGCGAATAAGATACCCGATGGCCGGGCACACTGGCGTTTCTCCCCGCAAACCAGCACAGGTTCTCGCGGACATCAAACGCGGGAAGTTCGTGCCTGTGTACGTCCTGTTCGGGGCGGATTCGGCCGCGGCGGACGAGTTGCTGCGGGCGCTGAAAGAGGCGCTGGTCCAGCCCGGGATGGAGGCATTCGACTTCGAGTCGGTTCACGCCGACGAGTTGGAGGTGCCGATCCTGCTCCAGCACATCCGGCAGCCGCCAGTAGCATCGAAGCGGAGGTTGGTTGTGGCGCGCGGGATCGACCGGCTCTCCAAGGGCCGGAAGAAGAAGGGCGAGGATGAGGAGGAGTCGGCCAAGGGCGGCCAGTTGGGCGAACTACTGACCGGACTGGCAGCGCTGCCGGAAGCCTGCGCGGTAGCGGTCACCTGTGACTACAGCGAGCCAGTGAAGAATGCGCTGGACCGTGCCGGCCTCGCCATGTACGTCGTCGACCTCAGGCAGCCGGCCGCGGCCGAACTTTCTGCCCTGATTCATCGCCGGTCAAAGGAACTGGGCATGTCGCTGGAACCAGCAGCCGTGCAGTTGCTGCTGGATGTGTCTGGGGAGGAGACGACACTGCTTCTAGGCGAACTGGAGAAGCTGGCCACGGTGGTTGAGCCGGGCGCTACCATTACGGAGGAAGAAGTGCGGAGACTGGCGGGCCAGTCGCGCGAATTCGAACTGAACGAGTACGTCGGCCGGGTGACACGCGGCGACGGCGCCGGCGGGTTGGCAGTGCTGGAGCGGCTGCGCAACTGGGGCGAGGAGCCGATAAAGACCGTCGCCTGGCTGTCGGGTGCGTTTCTGCGGCGGGTTTCCTACTCGGACGACACCAAGCGCGCTCGGTTATGCCTGCTTCAGCTCTACGAGATCAACCGGGACATCATCAGTGGACACCCGGAGCCGTTTGCGCTTCTGGAGACGTTTACAGTCTGCGCCGCGTGCCCGGCGAAAGAGAGTTACTGCCCGGTCTTCATCGACACGAGGGCGCCTGAATTCTGCCTGAGGCGCAAGGTGCGTCGTGACCGGGCCCGCCCATCCCTGAAGGGAGTCTTGAGTGCCGACCAATGAGCCGAAGTTCGATGCTGCAGGAGCCATCTGACCATGTCGAATGACGAGTCGGGAATGAGGAGTGAGAAGAGGACGGACGGTGAGAGGACGAGAGTCGCCTACCCGGCAAGGGAGATTGAGAAGCGCTGGCAGGAGTTCTGGCAAGAACAGGGAACGTTCCACACCGAGCCGGACCCGAAGCGCAAGTTCTACGTTCTCGTCATGTTCTTCTATCCGTCCGGCGACGTCCACATGGGCCATTGTCGGAACTACGTCATCGGCGATGTGCTCTGCCGGTTCCGGAAGATGCAGGGCTATGATGTACTACATCCGTTCGGCTGGGATGCATTCGGGCTGCCGGCCGAGAACGCGGCCATAGCCCACGGAAATCATCCGAGCTATTGGACGTTCGAGTCGATCAAGACTGCCCGGCAGAGCCTGAAACTGCTGGGTATCGGCTACGACTGGGACCGCGAGGTAACGACCTGCCTGCCCGAATACTACCGCTGGAACCAGTGGTTGTTCATCAAGCTGTACGAGCGCGGGCTCGCCTACCGCAAGGAAGCGTCGGTGAACTGGTGTCCCAACTGCCAGACCGTTCTGGCCAACGAGCAGGTCAAGGAAGGTGTCTGCTACCGGTGCAAGGCGACCGTTGACAAGCGCAAGCTGACGCAGTGGTTCCTGAAGATCTCCCAGTACGCCCAGGAACTGCTCGACGGCATCGACAAACTCGATCGCTGGCCCGAGAACGTAAAGACGATGCAGCGGCACTGGATAGGACGGTCCGACGGCGTCGAGGTCGATTTCTCGCTGGCCGAGACCGGAGAGAAGGTGCCGGTTTTCACGACCCGGCCGGATACGCTCCATGGCGTCACGTTCATGGCGCTGGCCCCGGACTCGGTATTGGCAGAGACGATTGCCAGGGGAACGACGCATGAGAAGGAAGTCGAGGAGTTCCGCAAGCGTATCAATGTGAGGCCGGAAATCGAGCGTCTGGCCGCCACCGGGGACAAGGAAGGCGTTTTCACCGGCAAGTACGCAGTCAATCCGCTGACCGGCGATCAGGTGCCGATCTACCTGGCGGATTTCGTCCTGGCATCCTACGGCACCGGGATGGTCATGGCCGTCCCGGGGCACGACCAGCGCGATTTCGAGTTCGCCCGGAAGTACAAGATCCCCATCAAGGTCGTTATCGAGAGTCCGAAGTCCGGAGTTCGAAGTCCGAATGAGCTGACAGAGGCCTACACGGATGTTGGTGTGATGGTCAACTCCGGGCAGTTTGACGGGACGCGTTCGGATGTGGGGATGGTGAAGGTCTCCGACTACCTCGAGCGAGCGGGCACGGGACGGCGCGTTGTCAACTTCCGGCTCAAGGACTGGCTGGTCTCACGCCAGCGGTACTGGGGCACGCCGATTCCCATGCTTCACTGCCAGGATTGCGGCGTGGTGCCGGTGCCCGTCGAACAGCTGCCCGTGCTCCTGCCGGAGGACATCAAGGACTACAAACCCAAGGGCAAGTCGGTGCTGGAGGGCGTCGAGTCTTTCATCAACACGACCTGCCCGAAGTGCGGCGGGCCGGCGCGGCGCGACCCGGACACGATGGACACGTTCGTCGATTCTTCCTGGTATCACCTGCGGTACACGGATGCTCACAACGGCCAGTTGCCGTTCGGCAAGAACGAGGCGGACAAGTGGCTGCCGATTGATGAGTACATCGGCGGCATAGAGCACGCCACCGGCCACCTGATATTCTTCCGGTTCTTCACCCGAGCGCTGCACGACATGGGGATGCTCGCGGTGGCGGAGCCATGCCTGACGCTTCATACACAGGGGATGGTCAGTCTGGACGGGGTGACGATGTCGTCGTCCAAGCGCGTGGGGGTCTGGGTCGGCGAGTTCGTGCCGGAGCACGGGGCGGATGTCGGACGGCTGGCAGTGTTGTTCGCGGCGCCGCCGGAGAAGGGGATGGACTGGACGGAAGACCTGGTGACCGGCGTGACCCGCTTCGTGAATCGGCTTTGGCGGCTGTACGAGGGCAATGCCGAGCGGGTGCGATTCGAGCGTCCGGATACGGGCAGGCTGACCGGCAACGAGCTGAAGCTGTACACTCGCTTGAACCAGACCATCGCCAAGACCATCGCTGACTGCGAGGGGTTCCAGTTCAACACGGCAATTGCGGCACAGATGGAGTTCCTGAATGATCTGTCCGCTTTCACGGACCGGGAGTCGGCGGTGTACGGCTTCGCGCTCGGTCAGCTCATCCACCTGCTCGCGCCGTTCACGCCGCACCTGGCCGAGGAACTCTGGCACCGGTCGCGGCCGGATGCCGGTTCCTTGTTCGGCGAGCGCTTCCCTGAGGCGGACGCGAAGTTCCTCGTATTCGACGAGATGGTTATTCCGGTGCAGGTCGACGGCAAGGTGCGTGACCGAGTATCGGTCCTGCGCACGGCGACGGAATCCGAGGTGAAGGAGGCGGCCCTGGCGAGTCCGGGCATCGCCGCCTTCCTGGCCGGACGGCAGGTGGTCAAGGTAATCTACGTGAAGGACCGACTCGTGAACATGGTTCTCGCAAAGGAGCAGCAATGAAGACTTGGTTCTGGGTTGTGCTGGTTGTCTGTCTCGGGCTCGCGGGGTACTTGGTGTGGAGTCTCGCGGCGGGGCCGAAGGCGACGGCGAAATCGGCGTCGGTGCCATTCGAGGTCGGGGCCGAATCGGTGGCGGTCTATGAGCAGCGAGTGGCCGAACTCGAGACCCAGGTTGACAACCTCAAGAAGCGCATGGTGGCGGTCGGCACGGCCGAGCGGCGAGAGGTCAAAGCCCGCCTGGCCCGATTTGAGGCGCAGATAGCCGATTTGCGGCGCGCCATCGCCAAGTGGCGCGTAGCCCGGGGTGGCGATGCACCGAACGAAGCGTACCGCCAGTGTCTGATTCTGTACGGCGAGGCCCGCGGGGTCTGCGGGGCGCTGGCGCCGGACACGCTCGGCAGAGAATGATCGATTCCAGAGCACGAAGAGTGAATTCCGGCCGGAACTCCGGAGTGGTCTCGCTTGAGATTCGAACCCCGGCCTTCGGGGTCTCGCGCTGATGGACCGCGTTCTCGTCCTCGACTTCGGGTCGCAGTACAACCAGCTGATCGCGCGGCGCGTGCGCGAGTTGAAGGTATACAGCGAGATAGTGCCGCACGACATCAAGGCCGAGCAGGTGCTCGACCGAGGCGCCAAAGCGCTGATCCTCTCCGGCGGCCCGGCAAGCGTGCGACAGGACGGAGCTCCGC
This genomic window from candidate division WOR-3 bacterium contains:
- the holA gene encoding DNA polymerase III subunit delta, translating into MIPQRPSLVNGAFQWFRSNHLISPIASANAGTSSASSNSLFTLPPVWDRMTANLVLLYTGSHQLSRRSCDRVATCELSADLTGEQERIRYPMAGHTGVSPRKPAQVLADIKRGKFVPVYVLFGADSAAADELLRALKEALVQPGMEAFDFESVHADELEVPILLQHIRQPPVASKRRLVVARGIDRLSKGRKKKGEDEEESAKGGQLGELLTGLAALPEACAVAVTCDYSEPVKNALDRAGLAMYVVDLRQPAAAELSALIHRRSKELGMSLEPAAVQLLLDVSGEETTLLLGELEKLATVVEPGATITEEEVRRLAGQSREFELNEYVGRVTRGDGAGGLAVLERLRNWGEEPIKTVAWLSGAFLRRVSYSDDTKRARLCLLQLYEINRDIISGHPEPFALLETFTVCAACPAKESYCPVFIDTRAPEFCLRRKVRRDRARPSLKGVLSADQ
- a CDS encoding leucine--tRNA ligase codes for the protein MRSEKRTDGERTRVAYPAREIEKRWQEFWQEQGTFHTEPDPKRKFYVLVMFFYPSGDVHMGHCRNYVIGDVLCRFRKMQGYDVLHPFGWDAFGLPAENAAIAHGNHPSYWTFESIKTARQSLKLLGIGYDWDREVTTCLPEYYRWNQWLFIKLYERGLAYRKEASVNWCPNCQTVLANEQVKEGVCYRCKATVDKRKLTQWFLKISQYAQELLDGIDKLDRWPENVKTMQRHWIGRSDGVEVDFSLAETGEKVPVFTTRPDTLHGVTFMALAPDSVLAETIARGTTHEKEVEEFRKRINVRPEIERLAATGDKEGVFTGKYAVNPLTGDQVPIYLADFVLASYGTGMVMAVPGHDQRDFEFARKYKIPIKVVIESPKSGVRSPNELTEAYTDVGVMVNSGQFDGTRSDVGMVKVSDYLERAGTGRRVVNFRLKDWLVSRQRYWGTPIPMLHCQDCGVVPVPVEQLPVLLPEDIKDYKPKGKSVLEGVESFINTTCPKCGGPARRDPDTMDTFVDSSWYHLRYTDAHNGQLPFGKNEADKWLPIDEYIGGIEHATGHLIFFRFFTRALHDMGMLAVAEPCLTLHTQGMVSLDGVTMSSSKRVGVWVGEFVPEHGADVGRLAVLFAAPPEKGMDWTEDLVTGVTRFVNRLWRLYEGNAERVRFERPDTGRLTGNELKLYTRLNQTIAKTIADCEGFQFNTAIAAQMEFLNDLSAFTDRESAVYGFALGQLIHLLAPFTPHLAEELWHRSRPDAGSLFGERFPEADAKFLVFDEMVIPVQVDGKVRDRVSVLRTATESEVKEAALASPGIAAFLAGRQVVKVIYVKDRLVNMVLAKEQQ